The following proteins are co-located in the Camelina sativa cultivar DH55 chromosome 12, Cs, whole genome shotgun sequence genome:
- the LOC104730685 gene encoding vacuolar protein sorting-associated protein 22 homolog 1 — protein sequence MRRRPGIGGLQKAAAARDQYRLLGENVAKLRTDMMKEQLATFKSQLEEFARKHKNDIRKNPAFRAQFHEMCAKIGVDPLASNKGFWAELLGIGDFYYELGVQIIEVCMLTRSHNGGLISLQELCNHLRQRRKKDREAVTEDDCLRAISKLKVLGSGFEVITIGKKKLVRSVPTELNKDHNQILELAQGQGFVTVEEVQRRLSWTSGRVTDALETLLEEGLAMIDNGHKDGKCRYWFPCVSSVYSSIGSET from the exons ATGCGAAGACGACCAGGAATCGGAGGGTTACAGAAGGCCGCAGCTGCTAGG GATCAGTACCGGTTACTAGGAGAAAATGTGGCCAAGTTACGCACTGATATGATGAAAGAACAGCTTGCCACTTTCAAGTCTCAGCTTGAAGAGTTCGCTCGCAAACACAAG AATGACATTCGTAAAAATCCAGCCTTCAGGGCTCAATTCCATGAAATGTGTGCTAAAATTGGTGTGGATCCTCTAGCTTCAAACAAGGGTTTCTGGGCTGAGCTACTTGGAATTGGTGATTTCTACTATGAACTTG GAGTTCAGATTATTGAAGTTTGTATGCTTACAAGGTCACACAATGGAGGTTTGATCAGCTTGCAAGAGCTCTGCAACCATCTTCgtcaaagaaggaagaaagaccGTGAAGCTGTGACTGAAGATGATTGTCTTCGGGCTATTAGCAAGTTAAAG GTATTGGGTAGCGGATTTGAGGTTATCACAATTGGCAAGAAGAAGCTGGTCCGTTCAGTTCCCACAGAGCTGAACAAAGACCATAACCAGATCTTGGAATTGGCTCAG GGCCAAGGCTTTGTGACTGTGGAAGAGGTACAAAGACGCCTCTCATGGACATCTGGTCGGGTTACAGATGCTCTCGAAACTTTGTTAGAA GAGGGCCTCGCAATGATCGACAATGGCCATAAAGACGGAAAGTGTCGATACTGGTTCCCCTGTGTTTCTTCTGTATACTCATCCATTGGATCTGAAACTTAA
- the LOC104730684 gene encoding fatty acid desaturase 4, chloroplastic-like has protein sequence MAVSLQAKYPLRPITNIPRSRRPSLLRVRVVTCSVTTTTKPQPNHEKLVVERHIVKPPLSSDPSLLSNKPQPKLVVEQRLANPPLSNDPTLKSTWNHRLWVAAGCTTLFVSLAKSVTGGIGSHLWLEPALAGYAGYILADLGSGVYHWAIDNYGDESTPVVGTQIEAFQGHHKWPWTITRRQFANNLHALARVITFTVLPLDLAFNDPVVHGFVCTFAFCIMFSQQFHAWAHGTKSKLPPLVVVLQDMGLLVSRRQHAEHHRAPYNNNYCIVSGAWNNVLDESKVFEALEMVLYFQLGVRPRSWSEPHSDWTEETEISNNNQA, from the coding sequence ATGGCTGTATCACTTCAAGCCAAGTACCCTCTAAGACCTATCACCAACATCCCAAGAAGCCGCCGTCCCTCTCTTCTCCGTGTACGTGTCGTCACCTGCTCTGTTACTACTACCACCAAGCCTCAGCCTAATCATGAGAAGCTTGTGGTAGAGAGACACATTGTGAAGCCTCCTCTGTCCAGCGACCCAAGTCTGTTATCGAACAAGCCTCAGCCAAAGCTTGTGGTTGAGCAACGCCTAGCGAATCCTCCTCTGTCCAACGACCCAACTCTGAAGTCGACATGGAATCACCGGTTATGGGTTGCAGCGGGATGCACCACCTTGTTTGTCTCTTTAGCTAAATCTGTCACTGGAGGGATTGGTTCTCATCTCTGGCTCGAACCAGCTTTAGCCGGTTATGCAGGCTACATTTTAGCCGATCTAGGCTCTGGTGTCTACCACTGGGCTATTGATAACTACGGTGATGAGTCAACCCCTGTTGTAGGAACCCAAATCGAAGCATTTCAAGGTCACCACAAGTGGCCATGGACAATCACCAGAAGGCAATTTGCAAACAACCTACATGCTCTGGCTCGAGTCATAACCTTCACAGTTCTCCCACTAGACCTTGCATTTAACGACCCTGTGGTTCATGGCTTTGTTTGCACATTTGCATTTTGCATAATGTTTAGCCAGCAATTCCATGCTTGGGCACATGGAACCAAGAGCAAGCTTCCACCTCTCGTGGTGGTGCTGCAGGACATGGGTCTGCTTGTTTCACGGAGACAGCACGCCGAACATCACCGAGCACCGTATAACAACAATTATTGCATAGTGAGTGGGGCATGGAACAATGTTTTGGATGAAAGTAAGGTCTTTGAGGCTTTGGAGATGGTGTTGTATTTTCAGCTTGGGGTGAGACCAAGGTCATGGAGTGAGCCACACTCTGACTGGACAGAAGAAACCGAGATCTCCAACAACAACCaagcataa
- the LOC104730687 gene encoding uncharacterized protein LOC104730687: MAVVASSSLFIFFATTLLLLLTVPSVKLPFHPRDLLPILPRQVSWPVLNSLHTAVDLLPTFIGSASLKNDAVEWKGACFYENKAWLELNNKSGSEFGGGTLHIKVDKAHSWTCMDIYVFVTPYRVTWDWYFVSREHTMEFKEWEGKAEYDYVKEKGVSIFLMEAGMVGTLRALWDVFPLFTNTGWGENSNIAFLKNHMGATFHPRPKPWVTNITTDEIHSGDLLAISKIRGRWGGFETLEKWVSGAYAGHTAVCLRDSEGKLWVGESGNENEKGEDVIAILPWEEWWEFEQTKDDSNPHIALLPLHPDYRAKFNVTAAWEYARSMDGKPYGYHNLIFSWIDTISGNYPPPLDAHLVASVMTVWSKIQPDYAANMWNEALNKRLGTEGLDLPDVLVEVEKRGSSFDELLAVPEQDDWIYSDGKSTSCIAFILEMYKEAGLFDPISSSIQVTEFTIKDAYMLKFFENNASRFPKWCNDNDDAKLPYCQILGKYRMELPDYNTMEPYPHMNEHCPSLPPKYHRPKNC, encoded by the exons ATGGCGGTTGTTGCTTCATCGTCTCTGTTCATCTTCTTCGCCACTACCTTACTTCTGCTTCTCACTGTTCCATCCGTGAAATTACCATTTCATCCTCGGGACCTGCTTCCGATTTTACCCAGGCAAGTCTCTTGGCCGGTTCTCAATTCTCTCCACACAGCCGTCGATCTTCTCCCTACTTTTATCGGCTCTGCTTCTCTTAAAAACGACGCCGTTGAGTGGAAAGGTGCTTGCTTTTATGAGAATAAGGCTTGGTTGGAGCTCAATAACAAGTCCGGTTCTGAATTCGGTGGTGGTACACTTCACATTAAG GTCGATAAGGCACATAGTTGGACGTGCATGGATATTTATGTCTTTGTGACTCCATATCGTGTGACATGGGATTGGTACTTTGTTTCGAGGGAGCACACCATGGAGTTCAAGGAGTGGGAGGGGAAAGCCGAGTATGACTAT GTTAAGGAGAAAGGAGTTTCAATATTCCTTATGGAAGCAGGGATGGTGGGAACTCTCCGAGCGCTGTGGGATGTTTTTCCTCTCTTTACTAATACCGGTTGGGGGGAGAATTCTAATATCGCGTTTCTTAAGAACCATATGGGTGCTACTTTCCACCCTCGTCCTAAACCTTGGGTTACAAATATTACTACTGATGAAATTCACTCTGGAGACTTACTAGCTATCTCTAAAATCCGTGGACGGTGGGGTGGTTTTGAGACCCTTGAGAAGTGGGTAAGTGGAGCCTATGCTGGTCACACTGCTGTCTGTTTGAGGGATTCTGAAGGGAAACTCTGGGTTGGTGAATCCGGgaatgaaaatgaaaag GGAGAAGATGTAATAGCGATATTGCCATGGGAAGAGTGGTGGGAGTTTGAACAAACCAAGGATGACTCAAATCCCCACATCGCATTGCTACCGTTGCATCCTGATTATCGAGCCAAGTTTAATGTTACAGCTGCTTGGGAATATGCTCGTAGCATGGATGGTAAACCATATGGCTATCACAACTTGATCTTTAGCTGGATCGATACCATCAGCGGAAACTACCCACCTCCTCTGGATGCTCATCTT GTTGCTTCTGTCATGACAGTTTGGAGCAAAATCCAGCCTGATTATGCTGCTAACATGTGGAACGAAGCCCTTAACAAGCGACTCGGAACAGAG GGTCTTGATCTTCCTGATGTGCTGGTGGAAGTGGAGAAGCGTGGATCTTCTTTTGACGAGTTGCTGGCAGTTCCGGAACAAGATGATTGGATATATAGCGATGGGAAATCAACTTCTTGTATCGCTTTCATCCTCGAAATGTACAAAGAAGCTGGCCTTTTCGATCCAATCTCTAGTTCTATTCAAGTCACGGAGTTCACG ATCAAAGATGCTTACATGCTCAAGTTTTTCGAGAACAATGCAAGCCGTTTTCCTAAATGGTGCAATGACAATGACGATGCGAAGCTTCCATACTGTCAAATACTTGGGAAATATAGAATGGAACTTCCCGATTACAACACAATGGAGCCATACCCGCATATGAACGAGCATTGCCCGTCTCTGCCTCCAAAATACCACAGACCAAAGAACTGCTAG
- the LOC104730689 gene encoding polyadenylate-binding protein RBP45C-like, whose product MMQQPPTASNGAAAGSGQNPSDQQAYHHQQQQQQSWMMQQHQQGQPPAGWNPQSAPSPGQPQQQQYGGGGGSQNPGSAGEIRSLWIGDLQPWMDENYLMTVFNVTGEAQSAKVIRNKQSGYSEGYGFIEFASHATAERVLQTYNGAPMPNSEQQTFRLNWAQLGAGERRQAEGPEHTVFVGDLAPDVTDLMLTETFKAVYSSVKGAKVVTDRTTGRSKGYGFVRFGDESEQIRAMTEMNGQYCSSRPMRTGPAANKKPLTMQPGSYQNNQGGNPGESDPTNTTIFVGALDQSVTEDLLKSVFGQFGELVHVKIPAGKRCGFVQFANRACAEQALSMLNGTQLGGQSVRLSWGHSPSNKQSQTNQGQYGGGGGGGYYGYPPQGYEAYGYAPPPQDPNAYYGGYAGGGYGNYQQPGGYQQQQQ is encoded by the exons ATGATGCAGCAGCCACCTACAGCTTCTAACGGTGCTGCCGCAGGGTCAGGGCAGAATCCTTCCGACCAGCAAGCTTACCAccaccagcagcagcagcagcagtcgTGGATGATGCAGCAGCACCAGCAAGGTCAGCCGCCGGCAGGATGGAATCCTCAGTCGGCTCCGTCTCCGGGTCAACCACAACAGCAgcagtatggtggtggtggtggatctCAGAATCCAGGATCAGCTGGTGAGATCCGGTCGTTGTGGATCGGTGACTTGCAGCCTTGGATGGATGAGAACTATCTCATGACCGTCTTCAATGTTACTGGCGAG GCTCAATCAGCTAAAGTGATTCGCAATAAGCAGAGCGGATATTCAGAAGGTTATGGATTTATTGAGTTTGCGAGCCACGCTACAGCTGAGAGGGTTTTGCAGACTTACAATGGTGCTCCAATGCCCAACAGTGAACAGCAGACCTTTAGGTTGAACTGGGCTCAGCTCGGAGCTGGAGAGAGACGCCAGGCTGAAGGTCCGGAGCACACGGTTTTTGTTGGAGACTTGGCACCTGATGTTACCGACTTGATGCTTACCGAGACGTTTAAGGCTGTATATTCCTCTGTCAAGGGAGCAAAAGTTGTGACTGATAGGACTACTGGACGGTCCAAGGGATATGGATTTGTTAGGTTCGGTGATGAAAGTGAGCAGATTCGCGCCATGACTGAAATGAATGGTCAATACTGCTCATCCAGGCCTATGCGTACTGGTCCAGCTGCCAACAAGAAGCCTCTTACGATGCAACCAG gttcATATCAAAACAACCAAGGAGGAAATCCAGGAGAAAGCGACCCAACTAACACCACA ATTTTTGTCGGAGCTTTGGATCAAAGTGTAACAGAAGATCTTTTGAAGTCAGTTTTTGGTCAATTTGGTGAACTAGTTCATGTGAAAATACCGGCAGGAAAGCGTTGTGGATTTGTTCAATTCGCCAACAG GGCATGTGCTGAGCAAGCACTATCCATGTTGAACGGAACACAACTTGGTGGACAAAGTGTTCGTCTTTCGTGGGGTCACAGCCCTTCCAACAAACAG TCTCAAACTAATCAAGGccagtatggtggtggtggtggtggtggatacTATGGGTATCCTCCTCAGGGATATGAAGCATACGGATATGCACCACCTCCTCAGGACCCTAACGCCTACTATGGTGGGTACGCTGGTGGTGGCTATGGAAACTACCAGCAACCTGGTGGCTACCAGCAGCAACAGCAG TGA
- the LOC104730690 gene encoding uncharacterized protein LOC104730690: MDEAESRQYPPQPEVEHGFPKECYCGAKPFLTNCYNRRFFTCPNVDDGEMHIHKWWDVAVMEELRDSDRRYEVMAEKVDYLTLFNDESNATEQKLVRLENVVNEICKENKLRKFTDLLVVGVIIIFTCILFMLV; encoded by the exons ATGGATGAAGCAGAGTCGAGGCAATACCCACCTCAACCGGAGGTGGAGCATGGATTCCCGAAGGAATGTTATTGTGGTGCGAAGCCTTTTTTAACCAACTGCTACAACAGAAG GTTCTTCACATGTCCAAATGTCGATGATGGTGAGATGCATATTCACAAGTGGTGGGATGTGGCTGTAATGGAGGAGTTGAGGGACAGTGATAGACGATATGAAGTGATGGCTGAGAAGGTAGATTACTTAACCTTGTTCAATGATGAGAGTAACGCAACTGAACAGAAACTGGTAAG GTTGGAGAATGTAGTTAATGAGATATGTAAGGAAAATAAGTTAAGAAAATTTACTGATTTGCTGGTTGTAGGTGTAATCATCATTTTCACATGTATTTTGTTCATGTTGGTGTAA
- the LOC104730692 gene encoding uncharacterized protein LOC104730692: MGYARKVEDGDKNKSLSSSLKESVLIEATMCIIGLQVHVHVKDGSVFSGIFYTASLDNGFGVVLNNARMIKKGTSKANVASGSVVETLVILSSNIVQIIAQGVSLPSNVTTGNNEAVNVRSATDTLPSQPCAINNSTEFWDKGNDYDRLRRAVDLEKRIYCHQEDTMDMQSSSSSLDSMCERVKPVEEDKLMPEPFSNGFHDTAERPSSTDNSSLQSTTVDDASELCQGLEASSTASVPIQAVKKAKEFKLNPDAKIFSPSYTKRLPPSPVGMPDVGNIAYIPSNSQMLPVPEAIYPEIGNNPYMPQAPPPSKFVPYGNSTAGHAVGGIQFPQHMIGPTVNRAQPQRLNSQYQSVQAAPMLVNLNPQVMVARSGQGQLVYIQPVSQDLLQGTLPLSPMLPRPLPTTQHVQYLKPQGVYAAGQPQQLCVSQPFTAGGLQTYGVPAQFPVMQPSFPMNQPMTVAVPNGFYTKFP, from the exons atgggatACGCAAGGAAAGTGGAAGACGGCGACAAGAACAAATCGTTATCGTCATCACTGAAGGAATCGGTGTTAATAGAAGCAACTATGTGCATAATCGGATTGCAAGTTCACGTTCACGTCAAGGATGGTTCCGTCTTTTCTGGGATTTTCTACACTGCTTCCCTCGACAACGGCTTTG GCGTTGTTTTGAATAATGCAAGAATGATTAAGAAGGGAACAAGTAAAGCGAATGTAGCAAGTGGGAGTGTGGTCGAGACACTTGTTATTCTATCTTCCAATATTGTTCAAATCATTGCACAA GGAGTCTCGCTTCCATCAAATGTTACAACTGGCAATAATGAGGCTGTAAATGTCAGATCAGCCACAGATACTTTACCTTCTCAGCCATGTGCCATAAACAACTCCACAGAATTCTGGGATAAAGGAAATGACTATGATCGTCTGAG GCGGGCTGTGGATCTTGAGAAGCGTATTTACTGCCACCAAGAAGATACT ATGGATATGCAAAGCTCAAGTTCTAGCT TGGATAGTATGTGCGAACGAGTTAAACCCGTAGAAGAAGATAAGTTGATGCCGGAACCTTTTAGCAATGGTTTTCACGATACTGCTGAAAGGCCCTCTTCAACTGACAATTCATCATTACAAAGTACAACTGTTGATGACGCCTCAGAGTTGTGTCAGGGTTTAGAGGCATCTTCAACTGCATCAGTACCTATCCAGGCCGTCAAGAAGGCTAAG GAGTTCAAGTTGAATCCAGATGCAAAGATTTTTTCTCCATCTTATACGAAACGTCTTCCACCATCTCCTGTTGGAATGCCTGATGTTGGAAATATTGCTTATATACCAAGCAACAGTCAGATGCTACCGGTTCCTGAAGCTATTTACCCAGAAATTGGAAACAACCCTTATATGCCGCAAGCACCTCCACCTTCCAAGTTTGTACCATATGGTAATTCGACTGCTGGACATGCTGTCGGTGGTATTCAATTTCCTCAACAC ATGATTGGGCCTACTGTGAACAGGGCACAGCCGCAGAGATTAAACTCTCAGTACCAGTCTGTTCAAGCTGCACCAATGCTTGTAAATCTAAATCCTCAG GTGATGGTTGCAAGATCGGGGCAGGGGCAGCTTGTATATATCCAACCAGTTTCTCAG GATCTGCTTCAAGGAACACTGCCTCTTTCACCTATGCTCCCCCGTCCTCTACCAACCACTCAACATGTCCAATACCTGAAGCCTCAAG GTGTATATGCAGCTGGCCAGCCGCAGCAGCTATGCGTTTCCCAACCGTTCACGGCCGGTGGACTGCAAACATATGGCGTTCCTGCCCAATTTCCAGTTATGCAGCCTTCTTTTCCCATGAATCAGCCAATGACAGTTGCTGTTCCTAACGGTTTCTACACTAAATTTCCATAA
- the LOC104730694 gene encoding uncharacterized protein LOC104730694 produces MEEKLPKSLKNLDLNPNREPKNKIPVSAYLSSLLTGMSPLKSKPPSLVSLCLGVIGKHLDEMIPCLADIAVIFPADIKMSIAAIARRRKLLDDDVIVSLADSSWEILDVSGSDVTNSGLAKVAEMCKSLRAVDISRCNKITSLGVSELVQHCRSLETLRCGGCPSSESTARRSLDIFKPNLSNLEGETWEELDTSEIGHGGQSVRWLVWPQIDKDSLEMLSSECPRIVVNPKPSLVAYRANKVPQEALPDIALDEPFVKDIDPKTWVVTGVVQKPTYFPLSNELPIAEKFRLAYAERDARLAPKRAKNARQHQRRAERDWMMSSDKAKAMVLASKATRSLHKS; encoded by the exons ATGGAAGAAAAGCTTCCGAAATCTCTCAAGAATCTCGATTTGAATCCGAATCGTGAACCGAAGAATAAGATTCCTGTTTCAGCTTATCTATCTTCTCTGC TCACAGGAATGTCTCCGTTGAAATCAAAACCTCCGTCTCTTGTGAGCTTATGTCTTGGGGTTATTGGGAAGCATTTAGATGAGATGATCCCTTGTTTAGCTGATATCGCTGTTATATTTCCAGCAGACATCAAG ATGTCGATTGCAGCAATTGCTAGAAGAAGAAAGCTACTGGATGACGATGTGATTGTTTCTTTGGCTGACAGTTCCTGGGAGATTTTAGACGTTAGTGGTTCAGATGTTACGAATTCTGGCCTAGCTAAAGTGGCGGAAATGTGCAAATCTCTCCGAGCTGTAGACATTAG CCGGTGCAACAAAATCACATCTTTGGGCGTCTCAGAGCTTGTACAACACTGCCGGTCATTGGAGACTCTTAGATGCGG AGGATGTCCAAGCAGTGAGTCCACCGCACGCAGATCTTTAGATATCTTTAAGCCAAACTTGAGTAATCTTGAAGGAGAAACCTGGGAAGAACTAGACACTTCAGAGATTGGTCATGGTGGTCAATCAGTGCGTTGGCTTGTTTGG CCACAAATTGATAAGGATTCATTGGAGATGCTATCCTCGGAGTGTCCAAGGATAGTGGTAAATCCCAAGCCATCACTTGTCGCATACAGAGCAAACAAGGTTCCTCAAGAAGCACTACCAGATATTGCACTGGACGAACCATTTGTCAAAGATATTGATCCTAAGACTTGGGTTGTTACTGGAGTTGTGCAGAAGCCCACATATTTCCCGTTGTCCAATGAACTGCCAATAGCAGAGAAGTTCAGACTAGCGTATGCAGAGAGAGATGCAAGATTGGCCCCAAAACGTGCGAAGAATGCAAGGCAACATCAACGTCGTGCTGAGAGAGATTGGATGATGTCAAGCGACAAAGCCAAAGCAATGGTTTTGGCATCAAAGGCCACCAGATCTTTGCACAAGAGTTAG
- the LOC104730693 gene encoding aconitate hydratase 3, mitochondrial has product MYRRATSGVRSASLSRLSSSITKIASTETASVSSPSAMSVLNSTTTNRSKSFSSALRSFRVCSASTRWSHGGSWRSPASLRAQSRNSAPVMEKFERKYATMASEHAYKDILTSLPKPGGGEYGQYYSLPALNDPRVDKLPYSVRILLESAIRNCDNYQVTKDDVEKILDWENTSTKQVEISFKPARVILQDFTGVPALVDLASMRDAVKSLGSDPNKINPLVPVDLVIDHSVQVDFARSEDAALKNEELEFKRNKERFAFLKWGSTAFQNMLVVPPGSGIVHQVNLEYLGRVVFNSNGFLYPDSVVGTDSHTTMIDGLGVAGWGVGGIEAEAAMLGQPMSMVLPGVVGFKLDGKLKEGVTATDLVLTVTQILRKHGVVGKFVEFYGEGMSELSLADRATIANMSPEYGATMGFFPVDHVTLEYLKLTGRSDETVSMIESYLRANNMFVDYNEPQQERAYTSYLQLDLGHVEPCISGPKRPHDRVPLKDMKADWQACLDNPVGFKGFAVPKEKQEEVVKFSYKGQPAEIKHGSVVIAAITSCTNTSNPSVMIGAALVAKKALELGVEVKPWVKTSLAPGSRVVEKYLDRSGLREYLNKQGFQIVGYGCTTCIGNSGDLEPEVASAIEGTDIIPAAVLSGNRNFEGRVHPQTRANYLASPPLVVAYALAGTVDIDFEKEPIGTGKDGKSVYLRDVWPSNEEIAQVVQYSVLPSMFKSSYETITKGNPLWNELSAPSSTLYSWDPNSTYIHEPPYFKNMTANPPGPREVKDAYCLLNFGDSVTTDHISPAGNIQKTSPAAKFLIDRGVIPENFNSYGSRRGNDEVMARGTFANIRIVNKLLKGEVGPKTVHIPTGEKLSVFDAASKYKTAGQDTIILAGAEYGSGSSRDWAAKGPLLLGVKAVIAKSFERIHRSNLAGMGIIPLCFKAGEDAETLGLTGHERYTVHLPTKVSDIRPGQDVTVTTDSGKSFVCTLRFDTEVELAYYDHGGILPYVIRSLSTN; this is encoded by the exons ATGTATCGACGCGCCACTTCCGGCGTGCGTTCTGCCTCGCTGTCGAGGCTTTCTTCTTCCATCACGAAGATCGCTTCTACCGAAACAGCTTCGGTTTCTTCTCCATCCGCCATGTCCGTTCTCAATTCGACGACGACGAACCGATCTAAGAGCTTCTCCTCGGCTCTCCGCTCGTTTCGCGTTTGCTCTGCTTCAACGCGGTGGAGTCATGGTGGGAGCTGGCGATCTCCTGCTAGCCTTCGTGCTCAATCTCGTAACTCCGCTCCGGTGATGGAGAAATTTGAGCGGAAATACGCAACCATGG CTTCTGAGCATGCCTACAAGGATATTTTGACAAGTCTACCTAAACCTGGTGGTGGAGAGTATGGACAGTActactcgttaccagctttaAACGATCCAAGAGTTG ATAAGCTGCCATACTCTGTAAGGATACTATTGGAATCAGCAATTCGTAATTGTGATAACTATCAAGTTACAAAGGATGACGTTGAGAAAATCCTTGACTGGGAGAATACATCTACTAAGCAGGTTGAGATCTCCTTCAAGCCAGCCCGTGTTATTTTACAG GACTTCACTGGTGTACCAGCTTTAGTTGATCTTGCTTCTATGAGGGATGCAGTGAAGAGTCTTGGTAGTGATCCTAACAAGATTAACCCCTTG GTTCCTGTTGATCTTGTCATTGATCACTCAGTCCAAGTTGACTTTGCAAGATCAGAAGATGCCGCATTGAAAAATGAGGAGCTTGAATTCAAGAGGAACAAAGAAAGATTTGCGTTCCTTAAGTGGGGTTCAACGGCCTTCCAAAACATGCTTGTCGTTCCTCCTGGGTCTGGGATTGTCCATCAG GTCAACTTGGAATACCTTGGACGTGTTGTTTTCAACTCCAACGGATTTCTCTACCCTGATAGCGTTGTTGGAACTGACTCCCATACAACCATGATTGATGGATTAGGAGTCGCTGGATGGGGTGTTGGAGGAATTGAGGCAGAGGCAGCAATGCTTGGTCAG CCCATGAGCATGGTATTACCTGGCGTGGTCGGATTCAAGTTGGATGGAAAGTTGAAGGAAGGGGTTACTGCTACTGATTTAGTTCTCACTGTGACGCAAATATTGAGGAAGCATGGTGTTGTTGGCAAGTTTGTCGAATTTTATG GTGAGGGGATGAGTGAACTTTCACTTGCTGACAGAGCCACAATTGCAAATATGTCTCCTGAGTATGGAGCAACTATGGGTTTCTTCCCAGTGGATCATGTTACCCTGGAGTACCTGAAGTTGACAGGAAGAAGCGATGAAACT GTGTCAATGATAGAATCATATTTGCGAGCAAACAATATGTTTGTTGACTACAATGAG CCCCAGCAAGAAAGAGCATACACATCTTATCTGCAGTTGGATTTGGGACATGTTGAACCATGTATTTCTGGGCCTAAAAG GCCTCATGACCGTGTGCCTCTGAAAGATATGAAGGCTGACTGGCAAGCATGCCTTGACAATCCTGTTGGATTTAAG GGTTTTGCAgtgccaaaagaaaaacaagaagaagttgtGAAGTTCTCGTACAAAGGACAACCTGCTGAGATTAAGCATGGTAGTGTTGTTATTGCGGCGATTACGAGTTGTACAAACACATCAAACCCAAGTGTCATGATCGGGGCTGCACTCGTTGCAAAGAAAGCTTTGGAACTTGGCGTGGAG GTTAAACCATGGGTTAAGACAAGTCTTGCTCCGGGGTCTAGAGTTGTCGAGAAATATTTGGATCGAAG TGGTCTCCGAGAGTACTTGAACAAGCAAGGATTCCAAATTGTTGGCTACGGCTGCACAACATGCATTGGGAATTCTGGCGACCTTGAGCCAGAAGTTGCATCTGCTATAGAAGGAACTG ATATCATCCCAGCTGCTGTGTTGTCTGGAAACCGAAACTTTGAAGGCCGTGTTCATCCACAAACAAGAGCTAACTATCTTGCGTCACCACCATTAGTTGTTGCTTATGCCCTTGCTGGAACG GTCGACATTGATTTTGAGAAAGAGCCTATAGGAACCGGAAAAGATGGCAAAAGTGTGTACCTGAGGGACGTATGGCCAAGCAATGAAGAAATTGCTCAG GTTGTTCAATATAGCGTACTACCAAGCATGTTCAAGAGCTCTTATGAAACGATAACAAAGGGAAACCCCTTGTGGAATGAACTCTCTGCACCGAGTTCTACGTTATATTCTTGGGATCCAAACTCCACGTATATTCATGAACCTCCGTATTTCAAGAATATGACCGCAAATCCACCTGGTCCTCGTGAAGTGAAGGATGCCTACTGCTTGTTGAACTTTGGTGACAGCGTAACAACAGACCACATCTCTCCAGCAGGAAACATTCAAAAGACTAGTCCTGCTGCCAAGTTTCTAATTGACCGTGGTGTGATTCCTGAAAACTTCAACTCATATGGAAGTCGACGGGGAAACGACGAGGTTATGGCTCGTGGGACATTTGCCAATATCCGTATTGTTAACAAGCTCTTGAAAGGAGAAGTTGGCCCCAAGACTGTTCACATTCCGACTGGAGAGAAGCTTAGCGTTTTTGATGCAGCAAGT AAATACAAGACCGCTGGACAGGATACGATCATCCTGGCTGGTGCTGAGTATGGAAGTGGTAGCTCTCGGGATTGGGCTGCTAAGGGTCCCTTGCTTTTG GGAGTGAAAGCTGTAATTGCCAAGAGCTTTGAGAGAATCCACCGCAGCAACCTGGCTGGTATGGGGATCATTCCTCTGTGTTTCAAGGCAGGGGAGGACGCGGAAACCCTTGGACTCACTGGTCATGAACGCTACACAGTCCACCTTCCTACAAAAGTCAGTGACATTAGACCCGGTCAAGACGTCACTGTAACCACTGACAGTggcaaatcctttgtttgcactCTGCGCTTTGATACAGAG GTGGAATTGGCATACTATGATCACGGCGGTATTCTACCATACGTCATCCGGAGTTTGAGCACCAACTGA